A DNA window from Phycisphaera mikurensis NBRC 102666 contains the following coding sequences:
- a CDS encoding heavy metal translocating P-type ATPase produces MKNPPPDADPHADRDHGEGGGEDGHDHSHGTFLGFNLELVFAVACGLCVLVGWLLGALTPVPEAVPVTLFVLGYFFGGFFTVAEAFTKIRQGQFEIDFLMLVAAAGAAALGEFFEGALLLFLFSIGHALENYAMGRARRAIEALADLAPATARVRRGAETVEVPVEELEVGDTVVVRPDERVPADGFVTAGESAIDQAPITGESVPVDKRPVADPDAVDDPEALDKEHRVFAGTINGSGALDVRVTKRASENTLARVVELVASAEGGKSATQRFTDRFQRVFVPAVLLFVLLLLFAPLVLDEPFSESFYRAMAVLVAASPCALAIATPSAVLSGVARAGRGGVLVKGGAPLEDLGSLTAIAFDKTGTLTKGEPRLTDVRAAEGVEETELLRVAAAVEALSEHPLARAVVRDAGERLGDAEVPEASDLQSITGRGVRARVEGEDVFIGKDDLFDEVPGEPLPSSIRGVVEGLEANGRTTMIVRRGDRWLGVIGLMDTPREDAKAVIAKLHEMGIRRAVMISGDNQKVAEAVGRAVGLDDAVGDLMPEDKVATIERLLEEEGKVAMVGDGVNDAPALATATVGIAMGAAGSDVALETADVALMADDLTHLPFAVGLSRQSRSIIRQNLWMSLGMVAFLVPATVFGLGIGPAVALHEGSTLVVVGNALRLLTYRRER; encoded by the coding sequence ATGAAGAATCCACCCCCCGATGCAGACCCTCACGCCGACCGCGATCACGGCGAAGGCGGGGGCGAGGACGGGCACGACCACAGCCACGGCACCTTCCTCGGCTTCAACCTGGAGCTGGTCTTCGCCGTGGCGTGCGGGCTGTGCGTCCTGGTGGGCTGGCTGCTCGGGGCGCTGACGCCGGTGCCCGAGGCGGTCCCGGTGACGCTCTTCGTCCTCGGGTACTTCTTCGGCGGCTTCTTCACGGTCGCCGAGGCGTTCACGAAGATCCGCCAGGGCCAGTTCGAGATCGACTTCCTGATGCTCGTCGCCGCGGCGGGGGCCGCGGCCCTCGGGGAGTTCTTCGAGGGGGCGCTGCTGCTGTTCCTCTTCAGCATCGGCCACGCGCTGGAGAACTACGCGATGGGCCGGGCCCGCCGGGCGATCGAGGCCCTCGCGGACCTGGCCCCCGCCACCGCCCGCGTCCGGCGGGGGGCCGAGACGGTGGAGGTGCCGGTCGAGGAACTCGAAGTCGGCGACACCGTGGTCGTCCGGCCCGACGAGCGGGTGCCCGCCGACGGCTTCGTCACCGCCGGCGAGAGCGCCATCGACCAGGCGCCGATCACCGGCGAGAGCGTGCCGGTGGACAAGCGGCCGGTGGCGGACCCCGACGCCGTGGACGACCCCGAGGCGCTGGACAAGGAGCACCGCGTCTTCGCGGGGACCATCAACGGCAGCGGGGCGCTGGACGTGCGGGTGACCAAGCGGGCGTCGGAGAACACGCTGGCCCGCGTGGTCGAGCTGGTGGCGAGCGCCGAGGGCGGCAAGTCCGCCACGCAGCGCTTCACCGACCGCTTCCAGCGGGTCTTCGTGCCCGCGGTGCTGCTCTTCGTGCTGCTGCTGCTCTTCGCCCCGCTGGTGCTCGATGAACCTTTCTCCGAGAGCTTCTACCGGGCCATGGCGGTGCTGGTCGCGGCCAGCCCGTGCGCGCTGGCGATCGCCACGCCCAGCGCCGTGCTCAGCGGCGTCGCCCGGGCCGGCCGCGGCGGCGTGCTCGTCAAGGGCGGGGCTCCGCTGGAGGACCTGGGCTCGCTCACCGCCATCGCATTCGACAAGACCGGCACGCTCACCAAGGGCGAGCCCCGGCTCACCGACGTGCGGGCCGCGGAGGGCGTCGAGGAAACCGAGCTGCTCCGCGTCGCCGCGGCGGTGGAGGCGCTCAGCGAGCACCCGCTGGCGCGGGCGGTCGTGCGGGACGCCGGTGAGCGGCTGGGCGACGCCGAGGTTCCCGAAGCAAGCGACCTGCAGAGCATCACCGGACGCGGCGTCCGGGCCCGGGTGGAGGGCGAGGACGTGTTCATCGGCAAGGACGACCTCTTCGACGAGGTGCCCGGCGAGCCGCTGCCGTCGTCGATCCGCGGCGTGGTCGAGGGCCTCGAAGCCAACGGCCGCACCACGATGATCGTCCGCCGGGGCGACCGCTGGCTCGGCGTGATCGGCCTCATGGACACGCCCCGCGAGGATGCCAAGGCCGTCATCGCGAAGCTCCACGAGATGGGCATCCGCCGGGCGGTGATGATCTCCGGCGACAACCAGAAGGTGGCGGAGGCGGTGGGGCGGGCGGTCGGGCTTGACGACGCCGTCGGCGACCTCATGCCCGAGGACAAGGTCGCCACCATCGAGCGGCTGCTCGAGGAGGAAGGCAAGGTCGCGATGGTCGGCGACGGCGTGAACGACGCCCCCGCGCTGGCGACGGCGACGGTGGGCATCGCCATGGGCGCCGCCGGCTCGGACGTGGCGCTCGAAACCGCCGACGTCGCGCTCATGGCCGATGACCTCACGCACCTGCCCTTCGCGGTCGGCCTCTCGCGGCAGAGCCGCTCCATCATCCGCCAGAACCTGTGGATGAGCCTGGGCATGGTCGCCTTCCTCGTGCCCGCGACCGTCTTCGGCCTGGGCATCGGCCCGGCCGTCGCGCTGCACGAGGGCTCCACCCTGGTGGTGGTCGGCAACGCGCTCCGCCTGCTCACGTACCGGAGAGAGCGGTGA
- a CDS encoding lipid A deacylase LpxR family protein — MLCLLALLLPAAGAAGADPALGSGGEDGSTRYRFQVLFDNDGAFVKPNELEDRHYTNGAALALSVQNDGIERFVRGLGLPVDGAAAGFIFAQEMYAPEDLWRVRPDPDDQPYAGYLYGRLFLQRERDGWLDHLQLDLGVVGPSSLAEQTQGFVHRNISGDEPFGWDSQLGDELAANLTLRRSVRLDVLGASGRGSVGSDRAGLGVELIPYGEVRVGTVHRDATLGGLVRIGWNLPDDFGPAHVRDPGSFTGRPPRRGWSVYGYAGAAARYVQWNTFLDGNYARDPSPSVTPEPLVGIFRGGFAVAHTGERLRLELTYGQQFFTHELKGQEDADGIGRLGLSLGWGF, encoded by the coding sequence GTGCTTTGTCTGTTGGCCCTCCTGCTGCCGGCCGCGGGTGCGGCCGGTGCAGATCCAGCGCTCGGGTCCGGTGGCGAGGACGGCTCGACCCGCTACCGATTCCAAGTGCTCTTCGACAACGACGGCGCCTTCGTCAAGCCCAATGAGTTGGAGGACCGGCACTACACCAACGGGGCGGCCCTGGCCCTGTCGGTGCAGAACGACGGCATCGAGCGCTTCGTGCGTGGCCTGGGCCTCCCGGTCGATGGCGCAGCCGCGGGCTTCATCTTCGCGCAGGAGATGTACGCGCCCGAGGACCTCTGGCGGGTTCGACCGGATCCCGACGACCAGCCCTACGCCGGCTACCTCTACGGCAGGCTGTTCCTTCAGCGGGAGCGGGACGGCTGGCTCGATCACCTCCAGCTGGACCTGGGGGTGGTCGGCCCGTCCTCGCTCGCCGAGCAGACGCAGGGCTTCGTCCACCGGAACATCTCCGGCGACGAGCCCTTCGGCTGGGACAGCCAGCTCGGCGACGAGCTGGCCGCGAACCTGACGCTGCGGCGGAGCGTGCGGCTCGACGTGCTGGGGGCGTCGGGCCGCGGCTCGGTCGGCAGCGACCGCGCGGGCCTCGGCGTGGAGCTGATCCCCTACGGCGAGGTGCGGGTCGGCACGGTCCACCGCGACGCCACGCTCGGAGGGCTGGTCCGGATCGGTTGGAACCTGCCCGACGACTTCGGTCCCGCTCACGTGCGAGACCCCGGCTCGTTCACAGGGCGACCGCCGCGGCGCGGGTGGAGCGTCTACGGCTACGCCGGCGCGGCCGCCCGGTACGTGCAGTGGAACACCTTCCTCGACGGCAACTACGCGCGGGACCCGAGCCCCTCGGTCACGCCCGAGCCCCTCGTGGGCATCTTCCGCGGCGGCTTCGCGGTCGCCCACACCGGCGAACGCCTCCGGCTCGAACTCACCTATGGCCAGCAATTCTTCACGCACGAGTTAAAGGGGCAGGAGGACGCTGACGGCATCGGCCGCCTCGGCTTGAGCCTCGGCTGGGGGTTCTGA
- a CDS encoding nucleotidyl transferase AbiEii/AbiGii toxin family protein, whose amino-acid sequence MAKQKTSSGVGQAELEVVKRATLTALVTDDGLTDRLVLKGGSALEMIYGVSDRSSIDLDFSMSNTFAAEELGPLRDRIESLLSRSLGEIGLHALDVKLQPRPKKLTADIADFWGGHELSFKVISKRVAESHADLDQRRNRAIQVGAGGRASFSVDISSFEHVESRTEQEVDGYTVFVYSPAMIVAEKLRALCQQMVEYAPVVKRAGRPGAPRARDFLDIFSVVEQCRVDTTTPEHLDLVQHTFAAKKVPLHLLQKIRATEDFHRISWPSVQDTVLPSHDLQPFETYFAFVVELARQLTAALPGSEDGG is encoded by the coding sequence ATGGCGAAGCAGAAGACCTCCAGCGGCGTCGGGCAGGCCGAGCTGGAGGTCGTGAAGCGGGCGACGCTCACGGCCTTGGTCACCGACGATGGCCTCACCGACCGCCTCGTCCTCAAGGGCGGCAGCGCTCTCGAGATGATCTACGGAGTGTCCGACCGGTCCTCGATCGACCTCGACTTCTCCATGAGCAACACCTTCGCCGCGGAGGAACTCGGTCCTCTGCGAGACCGCATCGAGTCGCTTCTCTCGCGGAGCCTCGGCGAGATCGGTCTGCACGCCCTGGACGTGAAGCTGCAGCCGCGGCCGAAGAAGCTCACCGCCGACATCGCCGACTTCTGGGGCGGGCACGAGCTCTCCTTCAAGGTCATCTCCAAGCGGGTGGCCGAGTCCCACGCGGACCTCGACCAGCGACGGAACCGCGCCATCCAGGTCGGTGCCGGCGGCCGCGCCAGCTTCTCCGTCGACATCAGCTCCTTCGAGCACGTGGAGTCCAGGACCGAGCAGGAAGTCGATGGCTACACAGTGTTCGTCTACTCCCCCGCGATGATCGTGGCCGAGAAGCTGCGGGCGCTCTGCCAGCAGATGGTTGAATACGCCCCCGTGGTGAAGCGGGCCGGGCGGCCCGGGGCCCCGCGGGCCCGCGACTTCCTCGACATCTTCAGCGTCGTCGAGCAGTGCCGCGTCGACACGACGACGCCGGAGCACCTCGACCTCGTGCAGCACACCTTCGCCGCCAAGAAGGTGCCCCTGCACCTCCTGCAGAAAATCCGTGCAACCGAGGACTTTCATCGGATCAGCTGGCCGAGCGTCCAAGACACGGTCCTCCCCAGCCACGACCTGCAGCCGTTCGAGACCTACTTCGCCTTCGTCGTGGAGCTGGCCCGCCAGCTGACAGCTGCGCTACCGGGCAGCGAGGATGGGGGCTGA
- a CDS encoding type IV toxin-antitoxin system AbiEi family antitoxin domain-containing protein, whose protein sequence is MATRLQLARPRIKGFFDESGTKVFRLKELSQVFDEQREGWKLAHRTSRSEFVKDLCQHGELRILKFAFPFRPETRYVWGDVPLLAVLATLKTRGYFCHYTALVLHGLTEQNPKTIYLNDEQTPKPPPSGEMEQLAIDRAFAGKQRTTTNRVEHGGNTIVILNGMNTGNAGVETRSFDLEGRAVELPVAGAERALIDATVRADYCGGVGEVLKAYELAGALEPGVSINRLAALLKKIGYRYPYHQSIGFYLERSGAFKPELIERFRSKFDFEFDFYLGYRMGKTEYVPRWKLHVPAGF, encoded by the coding sequence ATGGCCACTCGTCTTCAACTCGCACGTCCCCGCATCAAGGGCTTCTTCGATGAGTCGGGGACGAAGGTCTTCCGGCTGAAGGAGCTTTCTCAGGTCTTCGATGAACAGCGGGAGGGCTGGAAGCTCGCCCACAGAACGAGCCGGTCGGAGTTCGTGAAGGACCTCTGCCAGCATGGTGAGCTGCGGATCCTCAAGTTCGCCTTCCCCTTCCGCCCCGAGACGCGGTACGTGTGGGGCGATGTTCCGCTGCTGGCGGTGCTGGCCACCCTGAAGACGCGGGGTTACTTCTGTCACTACACGGCCCTCGTGCTGCACGGGCTCACCGAGCAGAACCCCAAAACGATCTACCTGAACGACGAGCAGACGCCAAAGCCACCGCCGAGCGGCGAGATGGAGCAGCTGGCCATCGACCGGGCGTTCGCGGGGAAGCAGCGAACCACCACCAATCGGGTGGAACACGGGGGCAACACGATCGTGATCCTCAACGGGATGAACACCGGCAACGCCGGTGTCGAGACGCGGTCTTTCGATCTCGAGGGACGGGCGGTCGAGCTGCCGGTGGCGGGGGCCGAGCGGGCCTTGATCGACGCAACGGTGCGGGCGGACTACTGCGGCGGCGTTGGGGAGGTGCTCAAGGCGTACGAGCTTGCCGGGGCTCTTGAGCCCGGCGTCTCCATCAACCGCCTCGCGGCGTTGCTCAAGAAGATCGGCTACCGCTACCCGTACCACCAGTCGATCGGCTTCTATCTGGAGCGGAGCGGTGCCTTCAAGCCCGAGCTGATCGAACGATTCAGGTCAAAGTTCGACTTCGAGTTCGACTTTTACCTCGGGTACCGGATGGGCAAGACCGAGTACGTCCCCCGCTGGAAGCTCCACGTTCCCGCTGGATTCTGA